Proteins from a single region of Theileria parva strain Muguga chromosome 1, complete sequence, whole genome shotgun sequence:
- the Arfgap1 gene encoding putative GTPase activating protein for Arf family protein, translating into MDWILSLKVDQRGFVSEADREEFFRRQFRIPENTTCFECGFSNPKWLSLSFAIYLCLNCSGRHRQLGSHISFVRSVDMDRFMRDQLVRLHVGGNKKFNEYLISQNLKDKPTNYDNRKVLSYSYTLDDEVAKVKGEKEPEDESPAKEDVSPNVDPDQMENFLQSEQFTFAELEKAMNELSFQSSLRDDAEKFATTKIDDFSDLISLETPSFDPSTSTATKAPEQSNTNDKFDFNKFDPSTFDHANFNLDNFSDFLSSGNIQDTMSASDPFLNMDFSKPVPSTSAFNRVPNNNFGTSEGVSRQKRSAKNKFSTRADDFDFETFEKENNLESTFPSTSLHGDDSSSSYSAPKSPIPDLTSPFPFSKSPPLSSSIPSPSAFPGATQNPLQSAPLTVGVNNTADGSLPPPFLNNELLQGLNMPNPPDLSQFEGKSSISSDAFFGGKMPQGFSPTRFSPGTQAFSSDEYFGKPRPPNLHYVPTIEEQALQNLNELRENLVNAINKGGALLEKAKQWLNANQF; encoded by the coding sequence atggATTGGATTCTTAGTCTGAAGGTAGATCAGAGAGGATTCGTCTCAGAAGCCGACAGAGAGGAATTTTTCAGAAGACAGTTCAGAATACCAGAAAATACTACGTGTTTTGAATGCGGATTTTCAAACCCAAAATGGTTATCACTGTCGTTTGCGATTTATTTGTGCCTAAACTGCTCTGGAAGGCACAGGCAACTGGGCTCACATATATCTTTTGTTCGGTCTGTAGATATGGATAGATTCATGAGGGATCAGCTAGTAAGGTTACATGTAGGAGGAAACaagaaatttaatgaatatCTTATCTCTCAAAATTTGAAAGATAAACCTACTAATTATGACAATAGGAAGGTTTTGTCGTACTCATACACTCTAGATGACGAAGTTGCTAAGGTTAAAGGTGAAAAAGAACCAGAAGATGAATCTCCTGCAAAAGAAGATGTATCCCCAAATGTAGATCCCGATCAAATGGAGAATTTTCTTCAATCAGAGCAATTCACATTTGCTGAGCTGGAGAAGGCAATGAACGAGTTAAGTTTTCAGAGCTCACTCAGAGACGATGCTGAAAAGTTTGCCACCACAAAAATTGATGATTTCAGTGATTTGATTAGCTTAGAGACACCTTCTTTTGACCCTAGTACTTCTACCGCCACTAAGGCCCCTGAACAATCTAATACCAATGATAAGtttgattttaacaaatttgacCCATCGACATTTGATCATGCTAATTTCAACCTTGATAATTTCTCAGATTTTTTGTCTAGTGGTAATATTCAGGATACCATGAGTGCTAGTGATCCTTTCTTGAATATGGACTTCTCAAAGCCAGTACCATCCACAAGTGCTTTCAACCGAGTTCCAAATAATAACTTCGGAACTAGTGAGGGAGTTTCCAGGCAAAAGAGGTCCGCAAAGAACAAGTTCTCAACAAGGGCGGACGATTTCGACTTCGAAACCTTTGAAAAGGAAAATAATCTTGAATCTACATTTCCAAGTACGTCGCTCCATGGAGATGACTCTTCAAGTTCTTATTCTGCTCCTAAATCTCCCATTCCAGACTTAACAAGTCCATTTCCTTTTTCCAAATCACCTCCTCTTTCATCTAGTATCCCATCACCTTCGGCATTTCCGGGTGCTACCCAAAATCCATTACAATCCGCACCTCTTACAGTAGGTGTCAATAACACAGCAGATGGAAGTCTTCCACctccatttttaaataatgaacTTTTACAAGGTCTTAACATGCCAAATCCTCCTGATTTATCACAATTTGAAGGGAAATCTTCAATTTCATCGGACGCTTTCTTCGGCGGCAAGATGCCTCAAGGCTTCTCACCCACCCGTTTTAGTCCTGGTACTCAGGCTTTTAGTTCTGATGAGTACTTTGGGAAACCCAGGCCTCCAAATCTTCACTACGTTCCAACCATAGAGGAACAGGCTCTTCAGAATTTGAATGAGCTTAGGGAAAATTTAGTTAACGCCATCAATAAGGGCGGAGCACTATTGGAAAAGGCTAAGCAGTGGCTTAACGCGAACCAATTTTAG